In Cyprinus carpio isolate SPL01 chromosome A1, ASM1834038v1, whole genome shotgun sequence, the following proteins share a genomic window:
- the LOC109048620 gene encoding patatin-like phospholipase domain-containing protein 4: MLACQPPLNRTRRRRRRRTICEITGMTVVNLSFAAAGFLGAYHLGVTEALLRHGDKLLSSLKACTGASAGALVATIMITAPDKLQHCKEFTYRFASNVRSQRFGAVTPGYDFMLELREGIEEILPPNAHQLANERLHVSITHSKTRKNCMVSSFTSREDLIKVLLASCFVPVYAGMKPVEFQGQKWIDGGFTDSLPILPVGRTITVSPFSGPQDISPAHKGISKLHLRLANMSVVFSKDNIIRLNQALFPPSLPRLKALEQQGYQDAVYFLKKERWMQ, encoded by the exons ATGTTGGCTTGTCAACCGCCATTAAATcgtacaagaagaagaagaagaagacgaactATATGTGAA ATTACAGGTATGACGGTGGTGAATTTATCGTTTGCTGCGGCTGGATTTTTAGGAGCATATCATCTGGGGGTAACAGAGGCGTTACTGAGACATGGAGATAAGCTGCTGTCCTCTTTAAAAGCCTGTACTGGAGCTTCAGCTGGTGCTCTAGTGGCCACAATAATGATCACTGCTCCTGATAAACTACAG CATTGTAAGGAATTCACCTACAGGTTTGCCAGCAATGTAAGGAGCCAGAGGTTTGGAGCTGTGACACCAGGATATGACTTTATGCTTGAACTGAG GGAGGGTATCGAAGAGATTCTCCCGCCCAATGCCCACCAGTTAGCCAATGAACGCCTCCATGTTTCAATAACACACTCAAAGACACGCAAGAACTGCATGGTGTCCAGCTTCACCTCAAGGGAAGATCTCATTAAG GTGCTCTTGGCCAGCTGCTTCGTGCCTGTCTATGCTGGAATGAAGCCAGTGGAGTTCCAAGGGCAG AAATGGATAGATGGGGGATTCACAGACAGTCTTCCTATTCTTCCTGTGGGACGCACAATCACGGTGTCACCATTTAGCGGCCCTCAGGATATCTCCCCAGCTCATAAAGGCATAAGTAAGCTTCACCTCAGACTGGCCAACATGAGCGTTGTG TTCTCAAAAGACAACATCATAAGGCTGAACCAGGCTCTGTTTCCTCCCTCATTACCCAGACTCAAAGCACTGGAACAGCAGGGATACCAGGATGctgtttactttttaaagaaagaaagatggatgCAGTAG